A part of Paenibacillus sp. IHBB 10380 genomic DNA contains:
- a CDS encoding Cthe_2314 family HEPN domain-containing protein gives MLRKLLVDLSHEDNNPLIEDANQAMLQTIQLLQEEMNVSEDPTHDLRKIEVWTRGLIFSLSELEQSYVAAAFFRRSIKMGFMDDMTTQEQMDYARYVYFYKNGFIRVLSVLDKLGTVLNEQYNLQTAKVKAQYSYFSVMRQLTLYKQHNSLSEQLSEIKDYYREPINILRKRRNAEIHYMNTEMEDDLWQRHQGLHDKIVLEDVDKHLLELKLGMDMICKSLSAAYHYIHDQWHNKTLNANSNST, from the coding sequence ATGCTGCGTAAGTTACTTGTAGATTTATCCCATGAGGATAACAATCCGTTAATAGAAGATGCTAATCAAGCTATGTTACAGACCATCCAGTTGTTACAGGAGGAAATGAATGTTAGCGAAGACCCAACGCATGATCTACGTAAGATAGAGGTCTGGACACGAGGCCTTATCTTCTCACTTTCGGAGTTGGAGCAAAGTTACGTTGCTGCCGCCTTCTTTAGAAGATCTATTAAAATGGGATTCATGGATGATATGACAACTCAGGAACAAATGGACTACGCGCGATATGTTTATTTCTACAAGAATGGATTTATTCGTGTACTTTCTGTACTGGACAAGCTAGGCACAGTTTTGAATGAGCAATATAATTTACAGACAGCAAAGGTCAAAGCTCAATATTCGTATTTTTCAGTAATGCGACAACTTACCCTCTACAAGCAGCATAACTCTTTGAGTGAACAGCTATCAGAGATTAAGGATTATTATCGAGAGCCTATTAATATCTTGAGGAAACGCAGAAATGCAGAAATTCACTATATGAATACGGAGATGGAAGATGATCTCTGGCAACGGCACCAAGGACTTCACGACAAAATCGTGCTGGAAGATGTAGATAAACATTTATTGGAGTTGAAGCTAGGCATGGACATGATTTGCAAGTCTCTTTCTGCTGCTTACCATTATATTCATGATCAATGGCACAACAAAACATTAAATGCTAATTCTAATTCAACCTAA
- a CDS encoding thioredoxin family protein, which produces MEKVTSKAEFDVSIQSSRLTVALFTADWCSDCRYIHPFMPEVEKKFTHELTLVEVDVDQVGSVSQEQNILGIPSFVAYTDGRELVRFVNKLRKSQEEIEQFLQTAVDVYNTIHK; this is translated from the coding sequence ATGGAGAAAGTAACTTCGAAAGCGGAGTTTGATGTATCTATTCAATCTTCAAGACTAACCGTAGCTTTATTCACAGCAGATTGGTGTTCTGATTGTAGATATATCCATCCGTTTATGCCTGAGGTTGAGAAGAAATTTACACACGAATTGACTCTTGTTGAGGTAGACGTAGATCAGGTTGGGAGCGTAAGTCAAGAACAGAACATTTTGGGAATTCCAAGTTTTGTTGCTTACACAGACGGAAGAGAATTAGTTCGGTTTGTGAACAAGCTTCGGAAGTCACAAGAGGAAATTGAGCAGTTCCTACAAACTGCTGTAGATGTGTATAACACAATTCACAAGTAA
- a CDS encoding COX15/CtaA family protein — translation MSAKQLKWLSYATFFVMFFATVGGTFVSKTGSGLGCGHEFPLCHGKFVPAHTVESLIEYSHRLVSGMAGLLALATVIAFWLYNKRRDLRVYAVMTLVFVLVQAVMGALAVIKDQSSAIKALHFGFSLIAFASSLMLALGIRRFSKSKGDLELVLLPRVSIAFRNLTWFTTIYCYVVVYVGAYVSHTNSAGGCSGWPLCNGEVIPELTGGVGIAFIHRLAALLLFIMIATMAHFAYRKHEGNREVQMLGVAAVLLCLMQVFSGAGIIFALGNGELYVFAALLHNLLVSSLFGVLCYLSVRVWQLSKPAVINRTH, via the coding sequence TTGAGTGCTAAACAATTGAAATGGTTGAGTTATGCTACTTTTTTTGTTATGTTCTTTGCTACTGTAGGAGGAACGTTTGTTTCTAAAACGGGATCGGGTCTTGGGTGTGGTCATGAATTTCCACTGTGTCACGGGAAGTTTGTTCCAGCTCATACGGTGGAGTCGCTTATTGAGTATTCACACCGACTGGTCAGCGGAATGGCAGGGTTATTGGCCCTCGCTACTGTTATTGCATTCTGGCTGTATAACAAGCGTCGGGATCTAAGAGTATATGCTGTGATGACTTTAGTGTTCGTATTAGTGCAAGCTGTAATGGGTGCGCTCGCAGTAATCAAGGATCAATCATCTGCTATTAAGGCGCTTCATTTTGGATTTTCACTGATCGCTTTTGCCAGCTCATTAATGCTTGCACTAGGGATACGTAGATTTAGTAAATCCAAAGGTGATTTAGAACTTGTACTATTACCACGAGTAAGCATAGCTTTTAGGAATTTAACTTGGTTTACGACTATTTATTGTTACGTTGTAGTCTATGTTGGAGCTTACGTTAGTCATACCAATTCAGCAGGAGGTTGTTCAGGTTGGCCTCTTTGTAATGGCGAGGTGATTCCAGAATTAACCGGTGGAGTCGGAATTGCCTTCATTCACCGACTCGCTGCCCTATTGTTATTTATAATGATAGCTACGATGGCTCATTTCGCCTATCGTAAACATGAAGGTAATCGTGAGGTTCAGATGTTAGGTGTTGCAGCGGTATTACTGTGCTTAATGCAGGTATTCAGTGGTGCTGGAATCATCTTTGCTCTAGGAAACGGTGAGCTATATGTGTTTGCTGCTTTACTGCATAATCTGCTTGTTTCCTCCTTATTTGGAGTTCTTTGTTACCTTAGTGTAAGAGTATGGCAATTAAGCAAGCCTGCCGTCATTAACCGTACTCACTAG
- a CDS encoding putative polysaccharide biosynthesis protein — protein sequence MAKKESFIKGTLILTAAALVARVLGLAQRVPLEHMLGSVGNASFGIANTVYLMLLTVATAGIPSTLSKMVSERYALNRPGEAQRVYHAALLFAAMAGVIMTLLVYFGAPYYATYVAKVPESALAIRALAPALLLFPTIAMMRGYFQGRNNMAAGGISQIVEQFARVGTGLILAFVLLNMGYNDSWAAAGASFGGVLGSIGAFGVMLYYTVKMRKQDKVALLQSGPDAALPLLRIYKDIFTLSIPIVLSSLAVPVVNFIDSSIIKGLLIPQTGESQATYLLGILTSRAQSIAGIPPILAIALSTSLIPIISAAFARRDEEYLKQQVTLAMRIAILTGMPIVIALCVASYSVNGLIFSSLDSSGIIMILTFGTIFQITMMTSNSILLGISKAKVSMVNVMIGIVVKFGASYLLAPFFGIYGIIAATGLCFLVITLLNLRTLKKIVPFSILGSRWVSFLVAVVVSGGVGFGLNQAGIQLVHIMPDRLAFLVTCLIVGGAVVVVYLVLLIVLGVLREQELASYPRMLRRIFTPLMKLQPSRLRTRKHEVGSE from the coding sequence TTGGCGAAGAAGGAATCTTTTATTAAAGGAACACTTATTCTGACAGCGGCTGCTTTAGTTGCTCGTGTGCTGGGGCTTGCACAACGGGTTCCATTGGAGCATATGCTTGGAAGTGTAGGTAATGCTTCATTCGGTATTGCTAATACCGTCTATTTAATGTTATTAACAGTGGCAACAGCAGGTATCCCTAGTACACTTAGTAAAATGGTGTCGGAACGTTATGCATTAAATAGACCGGGTGAGGCTCAGCGGGTCTATCATGCGGCTTTACTATTTGCTGCGATGGCAGGGGTTATTATGACACTGTTGGTGTATTTTGGCGCTCCTTATTATGCAACATATGTAGCGAAAGTACCGGAATCTGCATTAGCTATCCGTGCGCTTGCGCCAGCCTTACTATTATTCCCGACTATTGCCATGATGCGTGGCTATTTCCAAGGTCGCAACAACATGGCAGCTGGCGGTATTTCACAAATCGTTGAACAGTTTGCTCGTGTGGGTACGGGGCTTATTTTGGCATTCGTATTACTGAATATGGGCTATAATGATAGCTGGGCGGCCGCTGGAGCTTCATTCGGTGGGGTGTTAGGAAGTATCGGAGCGTTTGGGGTTATGTTGTACTATACGGTCAAAATGCGTAAGCAGGACAAGGTTGCTCTACTTCAAAGTGGGCCCGATGCAGCATTACCACTGCTGAGGATCTACAAAGATATTTTTACGTTATCTATACCGATCGTTCTGTCCTCACTGGCCGTGCCAGTAGTCAATTTTATTGATTCTTCCATTATTAAAGGCTTACTAATTCCTCAAACGGGTGAATCCCAAGCCACATATCTGTTAGGTATTTTGACTAGTCGTGCGCAGAGTATCGCAGGTATTCCACCAATTCTGGCAATTGCGCTAAGTACATCACTAATACCGATTATTTCTGCTGCTTTTGCACGACGGGATGAGGAATATCTGAAACAACAGGTTACGTTAGCGATGCGGATCGCTATTCTAACTGGCATGCCTATTGTCATCGCACTTTGTGTGGCATCTTATTCTGTAAATGGTCTTATATTTAGTAGTCTGGATAGTAGCGGAATTATTATGATACTTACATTCGGTACTATATTCCAAATTACAATGATGACATCCAACTCTATTCTGTTAGGGATAAGCAAAGCAAAAGTATCCATGGTGAATGTCATGATCGGGATTGTGGTGAAGTTTGGCGCCAGCTATTTACTAGCTCCGTTCTTTGGGATTTACGGCATTATCGCAGCAACAGGTCTTTGTTTCCTAGTGATCACTTTACTTAATTTGAGAACGTTGAAGAAGATTGTTCCTTTCTCCATTCTGGGATCACGTTGGGTAAGTTTCCTTGTCGCGGTGGTTGTATCGGGAGGAGTTGGGTTCGGCCTGAATCAAGCGGGTATTCAGCTTGTACATATTATGCCCGATAGATTAGCATTTCTAGTGACCTGTCTTATCGTTGGGGGAGCTGTTGTCGTTGTTTATTTGGTATTACTTATTGTCCTAGGCGTACTTAGAGAACAAGAACTAGCTAGTTATCCACGTATGCTTCGGAGAATATTTACTCCCCTTATGAAGTTACAACCTTCACGTCTGAGAACTCGTAAGCATGAAGTTGGATCAGAATAA
- a CDS encoding Cof-type HAD-IIB family hydrolase, whose protein sequence is MSNQYKLLALDMDGTLLRDDEEISPETVKWIKKAVEHGIHVCLSTGRGFAGALPYGEQLGLSTPMVTVNGSEVWKAPHDLYRRSYMDVQLVKDMYEIGMRKNSWFWAYSVDTVYNKEHWIQKPIEDEQWLKFGYHIEDHDVRHEILMELQNLGGLEITNSSPFNLEINPQGVNKATGILEVCRLLGIEMSEVIAVGDSMNDLAVIQQAGLGVAMGNAQQVVKDEADVVVATNNEDGIVEVIQKYIFG, encoded by the coding sequence ATGAGTAACCAATACAAATTGTTAGCGTTAGATATGGATGGCACTTTACTTAGAGATGATGAAGAGATTTCACCCGAGACAGTGAAATGGATTAAGAAAGCTGTAGAACATGGCATACATGTCTGCTTGTCTACCGGGCGAGGGTTTGCCGGTGCTTTACCTTATGGTGAACAGCTAGGCCTTTCTACACCTATGGTTACTGTGAATGGAAGTGAAGTATGGAAGGCACCACATGATCTTTATCGTCGTTCTTATATGGATGTACAATTAGTTAAGGATATGTACGAGATTGGAATGAGAAAGAATTCGTGGTTCTGGGCTTATTCTGTGGATACAGTCTATAACAAGGAACATTGGATACAGAAGCCTATTGAAGACGAGCAGTGGCTGAAGTTCGGTTATCATATAGAGGATCATGACGTTCGTCATGAAATATTGATGGAACTACAGAACTTGGGTGGACTTGAGATTACTAATTCTTCACCGTTTAATTTAGAGATTAACCCGCAAGGGGTGAATAAGGCAACAGGGATTCTAGAAGTATGCCGATTACTTGGGATTGAAATGTCTGAAGTGATCGCTGTGGGGGATAGCATGAATGACCTCGCTGTCATTCAGCAAGCGGGTCTTGGTGTGGCTATGGGGAATGCACAGCAGGTCGTGAAGGATGAGGCGGATGTGGTGGTTGCAACGAATAACGAAGATGGAATTGTAGAAGTCATCCAGAAGTATATTTTTGGATAG
- a CDS encoding DUF456 domain-containing protein — MTILGWILIIALFGVGMAGAVFPVLPGALAIYLAFFVYGWFFGFGAFGAWFWIIQTLIVVVLFVADYIVGAWGTKKFGGSRLSVILSTIGVIIGPFAIPAFGLIIGPFIGALVGELISGSSLSKSAKVGWGSLVGLFSSMVVKVILQIAMIVVFFIWIGRY; from the coding sequence GTGACAATACTTGGATGGATTCTCATCATTGCTTTGTTTGGAGTAGGAATGGCGGGTGCGGTGTTCCCGGTTCTTCCGGGGGCATTAGCCATTTATTTAGCCTTTTTTGTATATGGTTGGTTTTTTGGCTTTGGTGCCTTCGGAGCATGGTTCTGGATCATTCAAACATTAATTGTCGTAGTTCTTTTTGTAGCTGATTATATCGTAGGTGCATGGGGAACTAAGAAATTTGGTGGTTCTCGTCTATCTGTCATTCTAAGTACGATTGGTGTCATTATCGGTCCCTTTGCCATACCAGCCTTCGGTCTTATTATTGGACCGTTTATTGGAGCTTTGGTTGGGGAATTGATATCGGGCTCATCGTTATCGAAGTCGGCAAAAGTAGGCTGGGGATCCTTGGTGGGTTTATTTAGCAGCATGGTTGTGAAGGTTATTTTACAGATCGCTATGATCGTTGTTTTCTTTATTTGGATCGGTAGGTACTAA
- a CDS encoding DUF2515 family protein translates to MPDMHPTDPHRFTEIMSLVSTFPKNVTEVVKGKYTCWRLSRQFHKHRRSLRWNEQTAHIIRMQVQRATDDINRSHDNSLYKKDSSVQSLTEQDFSILQQIRDATTQANRSNMTRTKAYLACYEQYPELHWALLAHLVSRNGGWNMSDLKGELMKNLMTSSLRDDIYRMLERCNALIFQDAYPQLQLYIHSKRIGSSCFHLLPSFHISTFMTPFWNNFWIDRNSALLAVGLIINEQHYIEERVVKHNYFQKNIFQSSEYRMQHLAHINQILFPLGRSSRDEHNPDNTRQNTGPTYGLVGLVLENFSDIDERINLGKALYGLLFGYKDVLERVTTYALHTEHQGSRSEYWPQLFTTDKETALNSLHESSELLKYEWLPLEKRIYSPILNDVWYDMPYDPIPRYDWLRDKEELTQYITQPPRPLLIEMSHDHRNAIQKISLAHDIMGINK, encoded by the coding sequence ATGCCTGATATGCATCCTACGGATCCCCACCGATTCACTGAGATCATGAGCCTTGTAAGTACATTCCCTAAGAATGTAACCGAAGTGGTAAAAGGTAAATACACCTGCTGGCGATTATCCCGCCAATTTCATAAGCATCGTAGATCCTTAAGATGGAATGAGCAGACAGCCCATATCATTCGTATGCAAGTGCAACGGGCAACCGACGATATCAATCGTTCACATGACAATTCTTTATACAAGAAAGACAGTAGCGTCCAGTCCTTAACAGAGCAAGATTTCTCCATCCTACAACAAATTCGTGATGCAACCACCCAGGCCAATCGTAGTAATATGACACGGACGAAAGCTTATTTAGCATGCTATGAACAATATCCCGAGCTTCACTGGGCACTTTTAGCTCATCTAGTATCTCGTAATGGAGGCTGGAACATGAGTGATCTCAAAGGGGAATTGATGAAGAACTTGATGACATCGTCTCTTCGAGATGACATTTACCGAATGTTAGAACGCTGTAATGCACTTATCTTTCAAGATGCATATCCACAACTACAGCTCTATATCCACAGTAAACGAATCGGAAGTAGCTGTTTTCACCTTTTACCAAGCTTTCATATTTCAACCTTCATGACACCCTTCTGGAATAATTTCTGGATTGATCGAAATAGTGCGCTTTTAGCTGTCGGTCTCATAATTAATGAGCAGCATTATATCGAAGAGCGTGTGGTAAAGCATAACTATTTTCAAAAAAATATTTTTCAAAGTTCTGAGTATAGGATGCAGCATCTCGCCCATATCAACCAAATTTTATTTCCCTTAGGTAGAAGCAGTCGTGATGAACATAACCCCGATAACACTAGACAAAATACAGGACCTACATATGGATTAGTAGGTTTAGTACTTGAGAATTTCTCCGATATTGATGAACGAATTAATCTTGGCAAAGCGCTTTATGGTCTTTTGTTTGGCTACAAAGATGTACTAGAAAGAGTAACGACATATGCTCTTCACACCGAACACCAAGGTTCACGTAGTGAGTATTGGCCTCAATTGTTTACCACGGACAAAGAAACAGCCCTAAACTCTCTACATGAGAGTTCAGAGCTATTAAAGTACGAATGGCTACCCCTTGAGAAGAGAATTTATAGCCCTATTCTAAATGATGTATGGTACGACATGCCGTATGATCCTATTCCTCGTTACGATTGGTTAAGGGATAAGGAAGAACTGACTCAATATATCACTCAGCCTCCAAGACCCCTTCTGATTGAAATGAGTCATGATCATCGTAATGCGATACAAAAGATTAGCTTAGCTCATGATATCATGGGCATAAATAAATGA